In Dolichospermum flos-aquae CCAP 1403/13F, the following proteins share a genomic window:
- the hemH gene encoding ferrochelatase: MGRIGVLLLNLGGPDKPEDVGPFLYNLFSDPEIIRLPFRWMQKPLAWFIATRREKTSQINYQQIGGGSPLRRITEEQGAAIKAQLGELGQEVNIYVGMRYWHPYTEEAIAQITQDNLDKLVILPLYPQFSISTSGSSFRLLEQLWKENPKLQSLEYTVIDSWYKEPGYLQAMAELIVGELEKFPRPQDVHIFFSAHGVPKSYVEEAGDPYQQEIEECTDLIMQTLNRPNPHTLAYQSRVGPVEWLKPYTEDALNELGVKGVKDLIVVPISFVSEHIETLQEIDIEYREIAEEAGIHNFGRVPAPNTNPVFIKALSDLIIDALKQPDLKLSQVTQMKKRVKMYPQERWAWGITTSAEVWNGRIAMLGFIGLIIELVTGKGLLHVVGLLH, encoded by the coding sequence ATGGGTCGTATAGGGGTATTATTACTTAATCTCGGTGGTCCCGACAAACCAGAAGATGTCGGACCGTTTTTGTATAATCTGTTTTCTGATCCAGAAATTATCCGCTTACCGTTTCGCTGGATGCAAAAACCTCTAGCTTGGTTTATTGCTACGCGCAGAGAAAAAACATCTCAAATAAATTATCAGCAAATCGGCGGCGGTTCTCCATTGCGACGGATTACAGAAGAGCAAGGAGCAGCCATTAAAGCTCAGTTAGGTGAATTAGGACAAGAAGTTAATATCTACGTGGGAATGCGTTATTGGCATCCTTACACAGAAGAAGCGATCGCCCAAATTACTCAAGATAACCTTGATAAATTGGTAATTCTCCCGCTTTACCCCCAATTTTCCATCAGCACCAGCGGTTCTAGTTTCCGGTTATTAGAACAACTATGGAAGGAAAACCCCAAACTCCAAAGTCTTGAGTATACCGTTATTGACTCTTGGTACAAAGAACCAGGTTATCTGCAAGCAATGGCAGAACTTATAGTTGGCGAACTGGAGAAATTTCCCCGTCCTCAGGACGTGCATATCTTCTTTAGCGCCCATGGTGTACCTAAAAGCTATGTAGAGGAAGCCGGCGACCCCTACCAGCAAGAAATTGAGGAATGCACCGACTTAATTATGCAAACCCTCAACCGTCCCAATCCCCACACCCTAGCTTATCAAAGTCGTGTTGGTCCTGTTGAATGGCTAAAACCTTATACAGAAGATGCACTGAACGAACTCGGTGTAAAAGGCGTGAAAGATTTAATAGTTGTCCCCATTAGTTTTGTTTCCGAACACATCGAAACCCTACAAGAAATTGACATTGAATATCGAGAAATAGCGGAAGAAGCAGGAATACACAACTTCGGACGTGTCCCTGCGCCCAACACCAATCCGGTATTTATTAAAGCCCTATCCGACTTGATCATTGATGCTCTCAAACAACCTGACCTGAAACTCTCTCAAGTCACCCAAATGAAAAAAAGGGTAAAAATGTATCCCCAAGAACGTTGGGCATGGGGAATAACCACCAGTGCCGAAGTCTGGAATGGTCGGATAGCCATGCTAGGATTTATCGGGCTAATTATTGAGTTAGTTACTGGTAAAGGGTTACTGCACGTGGTCGGGCTTTTACATTAA
- a CDS encoding ExbD/TolR family protein yields MRLPDEPDLPAQINIVPMIDVIFAILTFFIMSTLFLHRSEELPVNLPKAATAKAQSLAAPITVTVDSAGNVSLNRQPVTLETLPVKVQELMGKNTEVVVIINADQSATHGQVVVVMDRVRQVKGARLAIATQAP; encoded by the coding sequence ATGCGTCTACCAGATGAACCAGATTTACCAGCCCAGATTAATATTGTGCCGATGATTGATGTCATTTTTGCGATTTTGACATTTTTTATTATGTCCACTTTATTTTTACATCGTTCTGAAGAGTTGCCAGTTAATTTACCTAAAGCAGCAACAGCCAAAGCCCAATCATTAGCCGCACCAATTACCGTTACTGTAGATTCAGCAGGGAATGTGAGTTTAAATCGCCAGCCAGTAACTCTGGAAACTTTACCAGTAAAGGTACAGGAATTAATGGGCAAAAATACGGAAGTGGTAGTGATTATTAATGCTGATCAAAGTGCTACTCATGGTCAAGTCGTGGTAGTGATGGATCGGGTGCGGCAGGTAAAAGGAGCAAGATTAGCAATTGCCACACAAGCACCTTAA
- a CDS encoding class I SAM-dependent methyltransferase: MATIFRDLSYRYQWLYDGISRLAAVTVGGEPRFRQLALQNLKLQSDTQILDLCCGSGQVTRFLVNFSENVTGLDASPLSIQRAQKNVPNATYIKAFAENMPFADNLFDVVHTSAALHEMQSEQLQKIIAEVYRVLKPGGVFTLVDFHSPTNPIFWPGLAVFFWLFETQTAWELLKTDLPGLLRDYGFDVGEPSLYAGGSLQVIQGRKMI, translated from the coding sequence ATGGCCACAATTTTTAGAGATTTAAGTTACAGATACCAATGGCTATATGATGGCATCTCCCGGTTAGCGGCTGTGACTGTGGGTGGTGAACCCCGGTTTCGTCAACTGGCTTTACAAAATTTAAAACTGCAATCGGATACTCAGATTTTAGATTTATGCTGTGGTAGTGGTCAAGTAACCAGATTTTTAGTGAATTTTTCGGAAAATGTCACTGGCTTGGATGCTTCCCCATTATCTATCCAGCGAGCGCAGAAAAATGTCCCAAATGCCACTTACATAAAAGCGTTTGCTGAAAATATGCCTTTTGCTGATAATTTATTTGATGTGGTACATACTAGCGCGGCTTTACACGAAATGCAATCTGAACAACTGCAAAAAATCATTGCAGAGGTTTATCGGGTGTTAAAACCAGGAGGAGTTTTCACTTTGGTAGATTTTCACTCTCCCACAAATCCGATATTTTGGCCGGGGTTGGCGGTATTTTTCTGGTTGTTTGAAACCCAGACGGCTTGGGAATTGTTGAAAACGGATTTACCTGGTTTGTTAAGAGATTATGGTTTTGATGTGGGAGAACCTAGTTTATATGCTGGTGGAAGTTTACAGGTGATTCAGGGCAGGAAGATGATTTGA
- the lpxD gene encoding UDP-3-O-(3-hydroxymyristoyl)glucosamine N-acyltransferase, giving the protein MKFSEILNQLSDYITQSSLDTDLEITGVAAIDEATSGTLSYIEGSKFASLLNSTSASAVILPPDEKLQNQATEKGIAWLTTKEPRLVFAKAIALFYQPYRPSPEIHPSAVIHPTAKIGDDVYIGAHVVISEAVEIGNYAIIHPNVVIYPEVKIGDRTTLHANCTIHERSQIGADCVIHSGAVIGAEGFGFVPTRTGWFKMEQSGYTVLEDRVEVGCHTAIDRPAVGETRVGKDTKIDNLVQIGHGSQIGAGCAIAGQAGMAGGVRLGNRVILAGQVGIANQAKIGDGAIASAQTGIHGNVAPGEIVSGTPAMPHKVYIKAAVIYNRLPEIYQFFKQLKRKSGDE; this is encoded by the coding sequence ATGAAATTTAGTGAAATCCTCAACCAGCTTAGTGATTATATTACCCAAAGTAGCCTTGACACTGATTTAGAAATTACTGGAGTTGCAGCCATAGACGAAGCGACATCTGGAACTCTCAGCTATATAGAAGGCTCTAAATTTGCTTCATTGCTCAATTCTACCAGTGCGAGCGCTGTAATTTTACCCCCAGATGAAAAATTGCAGAATCAAGCCACAGAAAAGGGGATTGCTTGGTTAACAACGAAAGAACCAAGACTGGTGTTTGCAAAAGCGATCGCTCTTTTTTATCAACCCTACCGTCCTAGTCCCGAAATTCACCCCAGCGCGGTCATTCACCCCACCGCCAAAATTGGTGATGATGTTTATATTGGCGCTCATGTTGTCATTTCTGAAGCTGTGGAAATTGGCAATTATGCCATTATTCATCCCAATGTTGTCATTTATCCAGAAGTCAAAATAGGCGATCGCACTACCTTACACGCTAATTGTACCATCCACGAACGCAGCCAAATCGGTGCAGATTGCGTTATTCATAGCGGTGCTGTCATTGGTGCAGAGGGATTTGGCTTTGTGCCTACCCGCACCGGTTGGTTTAAAATGGAACAATCAGGCTATACAGTTTTAGAAGATAGGGTAGAAGTAGGTTGTCATACAGCCATAGACCGTCCCGCTGTGGGGGAAACCAGAGTGGGCAAAGATACTAAAATTGATAATTTAGTCCAGATAGGACATGGTAGTCAAATTGGGGCTGGTTGTGCCATAGCAGGTCAAGCAGGCATGGCTGGAGGGGTAAGACTAGGAAATCGGGTAATTTTAGCTGGACAAGTGGGAATTGCCAATCAAGCTAAAATCGGGGATGGGGCGATCGCCTCTGCTCAAACTGGTATTCACGGCAATGTCGCACCGGGGGAAATTGTCTCAGGTACTCCAGCAATGCCGCACAAAGTGTACATCAAGGCAGCAGTAATTTATAATCGCTTGCCAGAAATATATCAATTCTTTAAACAATTAAAACGCAAATCAGGTGATGAATAA
- a CDS encoding DUF4126 domain-containing protein, with protein sequence MIEILAILSAGAAAGMRIGVPLLIIGILQGEELWSQMPVLSRISPHVLIGLLTSWSLFELFASKKLIGQRIVQQVHLFFSPLVGALMGLSVASAITTPSWLVALIGGLLALVLQLVLLGWFYRLCGLPIWAVFMQDVLCVTLVFFAVDAPLQGGLIALILLWLAVLSGKYWYDWSKGKN encoded by the coding sequence AGGTGTACCTTTACTAATTATTGGTATCCTCCAAGGGGAGGAACTCTGGTCGCAGATGCCAGTCCTATCACGCATTTCTCCCCATGTTTTAATCGGACTACTCACCAGTTGGTCTTTATTTGAACTATTCGCTTCCAAAAAACTCATTGGCCAGAGAATAGTCCAGCAAGTTCATTTATTTTTCTCTCCCTTGGTAGGAGCTTTAATGGGCTTGTCTGTTGCTTCAGCGATAACCACACCAAGTTGGTTAGTTGCTTTGATTGGTGGTTTATTAGCTTTGGTATTGCAGCTAGTTTTATTAGGCTGGTTTTATCGCTTGTGTGGGTTGCCAATATGGGCAGTGTTTATGCAAGATGTCCTGTGTGTTACACTTGTATTTTTTGCTGTGGATGCTCCTCTTCAAGGAGGATTAATTGCTTTAATCCTCCTCTGGCTGGCTGTTCTTAGTGGAAAATACTGGTATGACTGGTCTAAAGGTAAAAATTGA
- a CDS encoding MotA/TolQ/ExbB proton channel family protein, protein MEISNLFKAGGVVMWPLLFFSVLGITLILERITFWIGISGRQNRVVKQVLSFYRQGNVVTSLDILHKNADLPIARIFLAALELEEPNPEEFRLALESEAQAEIPLLKRFQNIFDTIIGLAPLLGLLGTVLGLIGSFASLNIGDVGSTKTAGVTSGISEALVSTASGLVVAIITLFFANSFRGMYLRQIAWIQEYGGQLELVYRHQYERGDKS, encoded by the coding sequence ATGGAAATTAGTAACTTATTCAAAGCCGGTGGCGTAGTTATGTGGCCACTGCTATTTTTCTCGGTTTTAGGAATCACTCTCATTCTGGAACGGATTACGTTTTGGATAGGAATTAGTGGCCGTCAGAATCGCGTAGTCAAGCAGGTGTTAAGTTTTTATCGTCAAGGTAATGTAGTTACCTCTCTAGATATACTACACAAAAATGCTGATTTACCGATTGCGCGAATTTTTCTGGCGGCTTTAGAATTGGAAGAACCCAACCCAGAGGAATTCCGCTTGGCTTTAGAAAGTGAGGCCCAGGCAGAAATCCCGTTATTAAAAAGGTTTCAAAATATTTTTGATACAATTATTGGTTTAGCTCCCTTGCTGGGATTATTAGGGACAGTTTTGGGTTTAATTGGCTCTTTTGCATCATTAAATATTGGTGATGTCGGTAGTACAAAAACCGCTGGTGTCACTTCTGGGATTAGTGAAGCCTTAGTATCCACAGCATCGGGACTAGTTGTAGCTATTATTACCTTGTTTTTTGCGAATAGCTTTCGGGGAATGTATTTACGACAAATTGCCTGGATTCAAGAATATGGTGGGCAATTAGAATTAGTTTATCGTCACCAGTATGAAAGAGGGGATAAATCATAA